AGTGAATGATTGTGCGAATATCTTTTTTATTAATTCCCATACCAAAAGCACTCGTTGCGACTATAATCGGAATATCATTATTTAAAAATTGTTGTTGAACTGTGTGTCGCTCTTGATAATTCATATCACCATGATAAATACCTGTAAGAAAACCTGAATCATAAATAAGTTGCGCTAAATTCAGACACATCTTTTTCGATGAGACATAAATAATCGTTGGTCCCGACTGTTGTAGAAACGGCAGCAACCATTCAATTTTATCTTCATCATCATGAAAATTAAGATGCTTAAAGCTTATATTTGGGCGATTCATTGTAGTTTTAATAACATTGAATTGAATCGCTAACATTTCCGTCAAATCATCTTGTAAATGCGGTGGTGCAGTTGCTGTCAATGCTAAGACAACCGCTTCTTTAAAATGCTTTGTTACTTTTCCTATTAGAGCATAATGTGGTCTGAAATCATATCCCCATTCAGATAGGCAATGTGCTTCATCTAGAACAATCATGCCAAAGTCTATCATAGATATTAATTTAAAATTTGACGGTTGCAGGAGAAATTCTGGACTTAGAAAGATGAAGCGGCTATGTCGTAAACATTTAATATTATGCTTTTTCTCAATTTCATCCATACCAGAGTGAATACATGTTACACGTTTTTCTCCATTTATTTTCAACTGCATAACTTGGTCATCCATTAAAGATATTAACGGTGAGATAATTAATGTCGGCTTACCTGATAAATACGTAGGTATTTGATAACACAAACTCTTTCCACTTCCAGTTGGAAGTATACCTAGAGTGTGTTGTTGAGACATTATACTTTCTATAATTTCCTGTTGTCCCGGTTTAAAACTCTCGAATCCAAATTTGTTTCGTAAAATATCATGCAACATTCAGATCACCTCTTTCAAATCCAACGATTAATACTTTTAATTGAAAATATGATAACGTGTCAAATTGTTCTTTGTAAAATTTTAATCGTTCGCCACGATGCTGTTGATAAAAATTCAAAAACTGGAGTTGATCTTCTAGTTCAACATAATCATCGTAATTAGACATGTAACCTTTGATTAAGATTTCAAGTACATGATCTTCGATAGTATTGATTTTAACTTGTTGTTGAGCCGCTATATCTTCCATCGTGAATTG
The genomic region above belongs to Staphylococcus aureus and contains:
- a CDS encoding ATP-dependent DNA helicase RecQ; the encoded protein is MLHDILRNKFGFESFKPGQQEIIESIMSQQHTLGILPTGSGKSLCYQIPTYLSGKPTLIISPLISLMDDQVMQLKINGEKRVTCIHSGMDEIEKKHNIKCLRHSRFIFLSPEFLLQPSNFKLISMIDFGMIVLDEAHCLSEWGYDFRPHYALIGKVTKHFKEAVVLALTATAPPHLQDDLTEMLAIQFNVIKTTMNRPNISFKHLNFHDDEDKIEWLLPFLQQSGPTIIYVSSKKMCLNLAQLIYDSGFLTGIYHGDMNYQERHTVQQQFLNNDIPIIVATSAFGMGINKKDIRTIIHFHLSTSPSNYIQEIGRAGRDGELSQAISLFQPDDKYILETLLFADMITEEDVQNFEIGEFLAPDKQAVLTTLQSFYSIGALKQIFKQSFKRKQLGFFRMIGYCKLDQCRRKYLLEFFGEYPPAQDRCCDNDSNITDIAILNKKKVIRSIGFDEKLQNLFLR